The following proteins are co-located in the Paludibaculum fermentans genome:
- a CDS encoding MerR family transcriptional regulator translates to MNITELGRRHGLSRSTLLYYDRIGLLTPTGRQLNGYRRYTAGDEQRLAQICLYRQTGLPLSEIRKVIDKPRKDLSASLERQLQHLATEIESLRNRQRIIVGLLQNRRLLERVNIMNRETWTKLLRASGFTDTDLHRWHQDFERMDPDYHQRFLEFLCIPEDEIASIRNWSREAIK, encoded by the coding sequence ATGAATATTACGGAACTCGGCCGCAGGCACGGGCTGTCCCGATCCACCCTGCTGTATTACGACCGGATTGGCCTGCTCACCCCGACCGGCCGCCAGTTGAACGGCTACCGCCGGTACACGGCCGGCGACGAGCAGCGCCTGGCCCAGATCTGCCTTTACCGCCAGACTGGGCTGCCGCTCTCAGAGATTCGCAAAGTCATCGACAAGCCCCGCAAGGACCTCTCCGCCTCGCTGGAGCGCCAACTCCAGCACCTTGCCACCGAGATCGAATCGCTGCGCAATCGCCAGCGCATCATTGTCGGCCTGCTGCAGAACCGCCGCCTGCTGGAACGCGTCAATATCATGAACCGCGAGACTTGGACCAAACTGCTGCGCGCTTCCGGCTTCACCGACACCGACCTGCACCGCTGGCACCAGGACTTCGAACGAATGGACCCGGACTACCACCAGCGTTTCCTCGAATTTCTGTGTATTCCGGAAGACGAGATCGCCTCCATCCGCAACTGGTCGCGCGAAGCCATAAAATAG
- a CDS encoding S41 family peptidase, protein MRQICLLLLTASLAFGQTKLLRFPDIHGDRVAFTYAGDIWTASASGGTATRLTAHPGMELFAKFSPDGKWIAFTGQYDGDEQVYVMPSTGGVPKQLTYYPARGPLPARWGYDNQVYGWTPDGKSILFRSVRDSWAVADSRLYTVPAAGGPAKALPMPKSGPGVMSPDGQKVLYSPLFRDFRTWKRYQGGWQQDLYIYDLKTNDVEAIANSPRTEREPMWIGSKVYFSSDRTGTFNIYEYDPGSKKVKELTNSTKWDARWASADRQGRIVYELNGELQVLEAKNGQSKKISIDVPTDGVASRPSTVNVGGQVEGWDLSPKGERALFVAHGDIFTAPIEKGVVRNLTHSSNAHDKAAEWSPDGRRIVYISDRTGEEELWVINQDGSGQPEQLTTGGRAMRYRPTWSPDAKKIAFSDKDGKLFVLTLSDKSVIEVARDRRGSMQEYVWSPDSAYIAYSLDDTNGFRSIWIWSAGENKAHQVTGEMFNEYSPAWDPEGNYLWYLSDREYAPIISASEFNYATARNTLIYGLALRKDVKNPFAPEDDSVQLQDDKKADEKKADDKKPEEKKPIRIDFDGISARVVRVPVPAANYGSLTAVKGHLVYEKAGNPYYGRESETPPSIQIFALKERKESSLVEGAGGYATSADGSKMLVRQGGGFSLYDVNPKGRDSKKAVSTADLKLERIPSQEWAQIFNEVWRRYRDFFYAKNMNGYDWEALRQQYAPMLEYVGHRSDLNYIIGEMIAELNSGHAYIDGGTWDRPERPRVALPGARFELEEASGRYKLARIFAGQNEEAVYRSPLTEVGVDVKAGDYVLAVDGEELKANEDPYRLLRGKAGKAVRFTVNSKPEMNGSREITFQPLDSETDLIYLEMIEANRARVDKATNGRVGYLHVPNMGAEGIREFIKWYYGQTRKDGLVIDDRGNGGGNVSRMLIERLRRQMLATGFSRNSDEPTTYPDGVMIGPMVCLLNETSASDGDIFPAMFREAKLGPLIGKRSWGGVVGITNHGNLVDGGVVNVPEFGFANTKGEWIIEGVGVEPDITVENDPKSVIAGHDPQLERAIDEVMKRIQQGGKKLPSRPPDPVKTK, encoded by the coding sequence ATGAGGCAGATTTGTCTTCTTCTCCTGACCGCTTCGTTAGCCTTTGGCCAGACCAAGCTATTGCGGTTTCCTGACATTCATGGCGACAGAGTCGCGTTTACTTATGCCGGTGATATCTGGACGGCGTCTGCCTCCGGCGGCACGGCGACTCGGTTGACGGCCCATCCCGGGATGGAGCTATTTGCCAAGTTCTCTCCGGACGGGAAATGGATCGCTTTCACGGGGCAGTATGACGGCGACGAGCAGGTCTACGTGATGCCCTCGACGGGTGGGGTGCCGAAGCAGTTGACCTACTATCCGGCGCGCGGACCCCTACCCGCCCGCTGGGGCTATGACAATCAGGTCTATGGTTGGACCCCGGACGGGAAGTCGATCCTCTTCCGGTCAGTACGCGATTCCTGGGCGGTGGCGGATTCCAGGTTGTACACCGTGCCGGCGGCCGGTGGTCCAGCCAAGGCGCTGCCGATGCCGAAATCAGGCCCGGGCGTCATGTCGCCCGATGGGCAGAAAGTTCTGTATTCTCCCTTGTTCCGCGATTTCCGCACCTGGAAACGCTATCAGGGCGGCTGGCAACAGGATCTCTACATCTACGACCTGAAGACCAACGACGTAGAGGCAATCGCCAATTCGCCGCGGACCGAACGTGAGCCGATGTGGATCGGTTCCAAGGTCTACTTCTCTTCTGACCGTACGGGCACCTTCAACATTTACGAATACGATCCGGGTTCCAAAAAGGTGAAGGAACTGACGAACTCCACCAAGTGGGACGCGCGCTGGGCCAGCGCCGATCGCCAGGGCCGCATTGTCTACGAGTTGAACGGCGAACTCCAGGTGCTGGAAGCGAAGAACGGGCAGTCGAAGAAGATTTCCATCGATGTTCCGACGGACGGAGTCGCCTCGCGGCCTTCGACCGTGAATGTCGGCGGGCAGGTGGAGGGTTGGGACCTCAGCCCCAAAGGCGAGCGCGCGCTGTTTGTGGCGCATGGAGATATCTTTACCGCCCCCATTGAGAAGGGCGTGGTCCGCAACCTCACGCACAGCTCGAATGCGCACGACAAAGCGGCGGAATGGTCTCCGGACGGCCGGCGGATTGTCTACATCAGCGACCGCACGGGGGAGGAAGAGCTATGGGTGATCAACCAGGATGGTTCCGGTCAACCGGAGCAACTCACGACGGGTGGACGCGCGATGCGCTACCGGCCCACGTGGTCGCCGGACGCGAAGAAGATTGCCTTCAGTGACAAGGATGGGAAGTTGTTCGTCCTGACCTTGTCGGACAAGTCCGTAATTGAAGTTGCGCGCGACCGGCGCGGCTCCATGCAAGAGTACGTCTGGTCGCCGGATAGCGCCTATATCGCTTACAGCCTGGACGATACGAACGGGTTCCGCTCGATCTGGATCTGGAGCGCCGGCGAGAACAAAGCGCATCAGGTGACAGGTGAGATGTTTAACGAGTACTCCCCCGCGTGGGATCCGGAAGGCAATTACCTCTGGTATTTGAGCGATCGTGAGTACGCGCCCATCATCAGCGCCTCCGAGTTCAACTACGCAACGGCGCGCAACACCCTGATCTACGGCTTGGCCCTGCGGAAGGATGTGAAGAACCCCTTTGCGCCGGAAGACGACTCGGTGCAGCTCCAGGACGACAAGAAGGCAGACGAGAAGAAGGCTGACGACAAGAAGCCGGAAGAGAAGAAGCCCATTCGCATCGACTTCGATGGCATCAGCGCCCGGGTGGTGCGTGTGCCCGTGCCGGCGGCCAATTACGGATCATTAACCGCAGTTAAGGGCCACCTGGTCTATGAAAAGGCGGGGAACCCTTACTATGGCCGGGAAAGCGAGACGCCGCCGTCCATCCAGATCTTCGCGCTGAAGGAACGCAAGGAATCGAGCCTGGTCGAGGGCGCCGGCGGCTACGCGACGTCGGCTGACGGATCGAAGATGCTGGTACGGCAGGGCGGCGGTTTCTCCCTGTACGATGTGAACCCCAAGGGCCGCGACTCCAAGAAAGCCGTGTCGACAGCGGATCTGAAGCTCGAGCGGATCCCGTCGCAGGAGTGGGCCCAGATCTTCAACGAGGTCTGGCGGCGCTACCGCGACTTCTTCTATGCGAAGAACATGAACGGCTACGACTGGGAGGCGCTCCGCCAACAGTACGCACCGATGCTGGAGTATGTCGGCCACCGTTCCGATCTGAACTACATCATCGGAGAGATGATCGCGGAGTTGAACTCGGGCCACGCCTACATCGACGGCGGGACCTGGGACCGGCCGGAGCGTCCGCGTGTGGCGCTGCCTGGCGCCCGCTTCGAGTTGGAGGAAGCATCCGGACGCTACAAGCTCGCCCGGATCTTCGCCGGCCAGAACGAGGAAGCGGTCTACCGGTCGCCTCTGACCGAGGTCGGAGTGGACGTGAAGGCCGGCGACTACGTGCTGGCGGTGGACGGCGAGGAACTGAAGGCCAACGAAGATCCTTACCGGTTGCTGCGGGGCAAGGCCGGGAAGGCGGTCCGGTTCACGGTGAACAGCAAGCCCGAGATGAATGGTTCAAGGGAGATCACGTTCCAGCCTTTGGATAGCGAGACGGACCTGATCTACCTGGAGATGATCGAAGCCAATCGGGCCAGGGTGGACAAGGCCACGAACGGGCGGGTGGGCTACCTTCACGTCCCCAATATGGGCGCCGAGGGCATCCGCGAGTTCATCAAGTGGTACTACGGCCAGACGCGCAAGGACGGGTTGGTGATCGACGACCGCGGCAATGGCGGAGGCAATGTCTCCCGCATGCTGATTGAGCGGCTGAGGCGCCAGATGCTGGCGACCGGATTCTCGCGCAATTCGGATGAGCCCACCACCTACCCGGACGGAGTGATGATTGGCCCCATGGTGTGTCTGTTAAACGAGACATCCGCCTCGGACGGCGATATCTTCCCGGCCATGTTCCGTGAGGCGAAACTGGGTCCACTGATCGGGAAGCGCAGTTGGGGCGGCGTGGTTGGCATCACCAATCACGGGAATCTGGTCGACGGCGGCGTCGTGAACGTGCCGGAGTTCGGATTCGCCAATACGAAGGGTGAATGGATCATTGAAGGGGTTGGCGTGGAGCCGGATATCACGGTGGAAAATGACCCGAAATCCGTGATAGCAGGGCATGATCCGCAGTTGGAGCGGGCCATCGACGAGGTGATGAAGCGGATCCAGCAGGGGGGCAAAAAGCTGCCCAGCCGGCCTCCGGACCCCGTGAAGACGAAGTAG